The nucleotide sequence CTGATCCTGATGCTATAGAGCTACATACATTCTCCTTGACACAACAGGGGGGGTGCTGGATATAACGTTTTCAGGTCAATATGCCCATAGCGTAATGCTGAAAAAGTTTGTCAGAACCGATACGTGAAAGCAAGCACGATTGCTCCAGTTGCAACTTCCGGATTTGTTTGCCCCAGTAGAAGTTGAATTTTCTGCAAACTGGAGCAATGGTGCCTGCTTTGACGTTGCCATTCATCCAGTACTCATCAAACTGCATCATGTGTCATGTGTGCTCTAATTTTCAACCTCAAAATAAAACTTCACTATTTCAACAGCACATGAAGTTGTAAATATTCATCAACTACAGTCCCAATAACTGAACAAATTTCTAGTAAAGGAAAATAGGTCATTATTCAGAACATGAAGTTAGAGCAGccgaaaaataaagtaaaataaagcaaTGAATGGTTGCAATGCAAAATACTTATGGCTATCTTGTTCACTTTTTCAACTGAAACTGATAAAGATAACAGCCAAATTCTTCCCTGCTGTTTTCACACTCTAAAGAAAAGTAAGGCACTATCACAATATCGCTATAAGGAAAACATGCCATGATGCAGCCAATAATCTGAAGTTGCAGAGAGTCCAGTAAAACATGCAAGTGCACTCAAGGTTAAAATTTTCAAATTATGAAGGAATATGTGGAAAGGTTGCCCTCATGCAACTTACAAACGCTTCAAATTATGTTACTCCATAAAAAAGTGGAGTATTAAGCAGGAATCCATGCTCACATAGGATAATCATATGTGCAAATAAGAGTTTCTCCAGTCAACCAAATTTCAAAAACAGATAGTCAAGCATAGGGTAAATGACATCATTGCAGGTACATGTACATATTTAACTCTGATCAAAGATGTAAAATTCAGTTTTGGATGATAGAACTAGTGCCACAGACAGAGCTGACTCAAGTTTGCATTTCAAATGCTAAAAGTTCAGAGAATTGCATAACCCCTTTCTTTCGAGGAGGTGATAAAACTCAGACCTCCAGTATCATTGGAAACATATTCATCATTTAGTACCACTAAGGTTTGGTTGCCATTCATCCAGTACTCATCAAGAACAAAAGATTTGCACATCCAGAACAAATATACCTTCTTCAGAACTTGGCTTCCGTTCCCCCACTTTTGTTCTAACTAAACTGGGTGAAGCAAATTACGAAGAACAGAAAGATACCTAAACAACCGGTATGACAGGAGCAAGGAGAGAGGATTTACATTGCAGGTCCTCCGCTTGCGGCTGGTTGAAACCCAAGTAAATCCAGAACCTGTTAATCCCCATCTCCCCATCCTAATTGGTTGCTTGTTATTCCCCTCGAGTCTTGTAACCATCCTGCCACCTCACATTTCCCCCAGACATGAAAGAATTGCAGGTTTGCGAGCAAGCTATGCCGAGCAAATCCATCTCATTTCACAACAGCATGATtgctctgctcctcctcctccttgaggGCCACGTCGTCCTTGTGAACCATATCCCAGAAGAAATCAGTAAGGACAATCTCGTAGCCGGGCATCTTCGCGTAACCGGGGAAGTAGTTGATGTCAATGACGAGATACCGGTCCCCGGCACGAACATCCCGGATCATGTCGAAGTTGAAGAGCTGCAGGCCCAGGGCACGGCGGAGCCCGCCTGCGATCTCGTTGACGAAATCAGTGGGCGGCATGACGGCGTCCTCGAGCCGCATGTCCTCGTAGTACTCCTCGGCCGTGCGCTGATTGGGGAGATTGGATACCTGCGAGAAGGAGATGGTGCCCTCGGAGGCGGCGTCCTCGAGGATCTCCTTGGAGACGTCCGGTAGGCTGCGGCGCTTGACGCAGGTGACGTGGCCGCCGACGACGTAAACCTTGAAGATGACGCCCCCGTGGTTGACGAACTCCTGCAGGACGAGCGGCGGGCGGAGCTTGCGGAGCCCCTCTCGGTGGTAGACGAGGGACATCTTGTGCGACTTGGCGCTGCCGTCGGCGACGAGGGGCTTGGCGATGAGCGGGAAGCGGAGCGCGGCGaggaggcccgagtcggcgagcgCGGCGGCGTCGTAGACGACGACCTGGCTGGGGATGCCGAAGGTGTGGCGGTGGCCTTCGCCGtcagcggaggcggaggcggcgtcgGTGAGCGGGACGTCGAGCTCAGAGACGACCTGGAGCATGGAGATGCGGTTGTGGAGGCGGTCGATGGCGTGGGGCGGGTCGATAACGGGGACGGAGGGGTAGCGGGCGGAGAAGGCCTGGAGCTGGGCGCGCCAGTCGTGGCCGTAGAGCTTGTGGATGACGAGGTCGAAGGGGCCCTGGTCCGCGAGGGGCCGCGCGTTGTCGACGGGGACGAGGTCcacgccgcgcgccgccgcgcgGGAGATGAGCGAGGGcttgatgaagctgttctgcttcTTGGGCGCGAGCGCGTAGCCGACGACGTAGCGGCGGCTGTCGGCGgaggagggctcggcggcggcggcggcggccattgcGGTCTGGGAGGGTTGGAGGAATCGGGGGATTTGGATGGGGTGGATAAAGGAAGGGGAGGGATGTGATGCCCTCTCTTTTATAAACAGATCGATTCGATCTAATTCTCAGGTCGAAAGAATCCCCTTCGTCTCCTCTCCGCTCTGTCCCCGTGGACCGGGTCTACGCCCGTGGGCTGGCTGCATTTGTTAACATCGTACGATGCTAAACCCTCATGGACCATCTCATCTTTGTTTGTTTTGGGTGTTGGTTAACCATTGCTGTTCTAGTTTTTCCTTTCCAGGACCTGTTAGTCCTTTTCACGCGAGTTTTTTTTTCGAAAGTACGCAAATTGCGTACCTTAACTTTCATAAAAGAGAGAAAATAATGTACAAGAGAATTTTGTGTGCTGCAGCAACCACAAGCCGCCCGAGGCAACACAAGACTCCAACTCCGCATACAATGCTAAATCCTCACAAAAGGTCACTAACTCCTCGTCCTTCTGCTATCGCCCGTGTGCGAAGCTCGTCTAGAATATGTTACACTCCTCTATTCTATTGTCTCGAATCCATGGCGATACAGGGAGAAATTGGTGATTTAGGAGGCGAATTGAAGCAGGGAGAGAGAGAGTTCAGAGAGGAAGAAGGGGACCAGGAAGGAGTACAGGTCCAGGCAATTCTCTCGATGCCCTTTCACCCACACGCACACCTACACTTATCCACATAATTCCCAGGGTGCTGGGTCAAACTTGTGACCGGGCCGTCTCTTCCTCTTGGGTCGGCCCTCCTCATTGCCGTGCGTTGTAGAGGTACTTGTGCCCGTGACATTCTCCCCTCCTTCAAAATCGGCTTGTCCCTAAGCCGCAGCACCTGGGAAGCGACTGCGCAGCTCGAAGTAGTCATCCCATGACGCCAACGAGGCCGGCTGGCCCGTCCACTTGATCAGCACTTGAGGCAGCTTGGCGGCGCCTTTGGTGATGACACGGCAAGCCAACACTTGTTCTGGGATTCCCGGCGGCGAGTGCGGCATTGCTCGACGATGGTAGTCGGTGGCAGGGCTCCTCAAAGCAGTGACACATGGAAGACAGGATGAATTTTGCTTCATGCTGGCAATTGTAGACGATAAGCAACCGTGCCAACGCGCGCCAAGACCTGAAATGGGCCAAAATAACGGAAGGACAACTTATGGTTAGCTCGCTCCGCCACAGAGACTTGAACATATGGCTGCAACTTCGCAAACACCCAGTCCCCAACTTTAAATGAGCGCTCGGATCGGTGTTTATCTACCGGATCCTTCATGCGCTGGCGACCATGTTCTAATTGTTGCTTGACAAGTGCTGTCATCAGAGCCCGTTCATGCATCCAGTCAGCAAGATCGGGGGAAACCGAGGCTGAGGCATCCACGATGCCAAAGTGCCTAGGTGGATGGCCATATAACATCTCAAAAGGGGAGGTGCCAAGTGCTGAATGCATGGAAGTATTGTACCAGAACTCAGCTTGGTGTAGCCACTGAAACCAACGGTGTGGACAGGCATGAACAAAGCAGCGCAGGTAGGATTCTAAACACTGGTTGACCCGCTCTATGGTGCCATCGGTTTGCAGATGATACGCAGAAGACATGCGCAACTTTGTGCCAGCTTGCCGAAAGAGCTCACGCCACAATTTGCTGGTAAAGATTCGATCCCGATCCGAAATAAGAG is from Triticum aestivum cultivar Chinese Spring chromosome 1B, IWGSC CS RefSeq v2.1, whole genome shotgun sequence and encodes:
- the LOC123125975 gene encoding inositol-tetrakisphosphate 1-kinase 1; protein product: MAAAAAAEPSSADSRRYVVGYALAPKKQNSFIKPSLISRAAARGVDLVPVDNARPLADQGPFDLVIHKLYGHDWRAQLQAFSARYPSVPVIDPPHAIDRLHNRISMLQVVSELDVPLTDAASASADGEGHRHTFGIPSQVVVYDAAALADSGLLAALRFPLIAKPLVADGSAKSHKMSLVYHREGLRKLRPPLVLQEFVNHGGVIFKVYVVGGHVTCVKRRSLPDVSKEILEDAASEGTISFSQVSNLPNQRTAEEYYEDMRLEDAVMPPTDFVNEIAGGLRRALGLQLFNFDMIRDVRAGDRYLVIDINYFPGYAKMPGYEIVLTDFFWDMVHKDDVALKEEEEQSNHAVVK